The genomic window CTGATCTAATTGGTTCAATGGCCAAAAACATGGATGCGCAGCAGGCAGCAAGAGCTGCAGATGCCCCTAATTGCTCCTCCAAAGCGGCGCCAGAAGGGAAAGATAAGAATCATGATAATATTCTGCCATCACTTGAGTTGAGTTTGAAGAGGTCGAGATCAACTGGAGATGGCGCCGATACAATTCAAGATGAGCAACGGAATGTGTTAAGACGATCAGATCCCTCGGCATTTACGAGGTGCAAAACATAATATCAGTGTCATTAGTGAGTTATGAAAGCAACAGTACGTTGCGTACTAACTGTTACTTTTGTTGCAAGGTACCATACATCTGCGGCTTCTAATCAAGGTGGGACAGGATTTGTGGGGAGCTGTTCACTGCATGATAACAGCTCGGAGGCTATGAAAACGGATTCTACTTACAACATGAAGTCAAATTCTGATGCTGCTCCAATAAAACAAGGCTCCAACGGCAGTAGTAATAATAATGACATGGGTTCCACCACAAAGAACGTTGTGACAAAGCCCGCTACAAATAAGGAGAGAGTGATGTCACCCTCAGCTATCAAGGCTAATGCACACACCTCAGCATTTCATCCTGTGCAGCACTGGACGTTGCCAGCTAATGCAACAAGAAAAGCGAAGGCTGATGAAGTGGCCAACAATGCAGCGAAGAATGCTCACCCGGGCGAAGTACAGAGCAATCTCGTGCAACACCCTCGTCCAATCCTTCATTATGTCCATTTTGATGTGTCACGTGAAAATGGTGGGTCAGGAGCCCCACAATGTGGTTCATCCAATGTATTTGATCTTCCACTTGAAGGTCAAGCTGCTAACTATGGTGTGAACGGAAGCAACTCAGGCAGTAACAATGGAACCAACGGACAGAACAGAAGTACCGCTGCCGCAAGTATGGCTGCTGCAAATGCTGAACGGACAAATACGGAGATTGCTAATGGTGCCATTGACAAAAATGGGCCTGGAGGTGGCAATGGGAGTGGAAGCGGCAGTGGTAATGACACGTATGTGAAACGGCTCGCCCCGGCCATAACACTGCGAGAAACACAACTGATCAAATAtagagagaaaaggaaagatCGGAACTTTGGAAAGAAGGTAGACTGTTTTCAATTGCATGTTTCTTCAAGCAGTGATTTTAAACCTTTTCAGTTCCAACTCAACTGAACCAACAAAATAGCATGTAATCAAAAGATTCTATCAAAGGCTGGCTAAATAAAATTTCATACAGATATCATGTTGTTTCAAATGAATTACAAACATTTTGTTTTCTGccaaaaaacataaaagacGCTTAAAGAACAGATGACCCTAAATTGCCTACATGAAACCTGTTTTTTCTTGAAACTGCTGTGTTGTGGAAACTAtctatttaaaattttgattccGTGTTACTCTCAGAATATTGACTAGACTGAAACAAGCTTTGAAGAACAGAGTGCATATCATTTTTCTTCCTATATGCTgctgaggttttttttttgtttctttctttctatgtTTGATAAAGCTTTGGATAGGACCGGTTTCTTTCTGATGGCTGTCTGCCATTTCCAGGTGCGGTACCAGAGCCGAAAGAGGCTGGCTGAGAAGCGGCCACGGGTCCGTGGACAGTTCGTGAAGCAGGCTGTACAAGATCAGGGCGGAAGGGAAGGAGCTGCAGATAGATGACCCCCCCCCCTAGTGTGACTCCGGCTCCGCCTCCAACTCCAACATGGCTGCATGCACCTGCTTTGGACTCCCAACACCTGGCAATTAGACAGTTAATTCTTCCTTCGCTGGTCTGATCTGATATGGTCGACAACATCCCCTTCCTATCCATCATTGGTTCCTCCACATTTAGAGTCGTCTATCCTGGAAAGAATAAATAAGGAACTCCTGTGATCCCTTATATTTTGCATGCATTCACAAGTATAGTACAGAAGAAGCATGTGGCTGACAGGCTCCAGGTGGTCTGTAATACTACCTACTATATATATGGGAGTCAAGTCATGCTGAAATGTAACTAAGCATGTACTGTACTAGTAATGTCTGAACGGTACTGCTGTGTGTTGTCATGTGTGGTCTTGGATCAGTTGTCGATCTGGCAGCAGTAATGCAGTTGAGTTAGCTTACGGTTATTCGgttatgctgctgctgctgccgcctgTGCCAGTTCAAGTGTCATCAGTCATTCTATACACATCCTCCTTCAAATAGAATTTCGTGCTTGTTACTATGTGTCTAATTTGGTACTACTACTTTTAGTTACCGGCAGCAATCGTAATTTTGTTCCTTGACTGTGTGTCCGAAGTTACATATATCGTTATGACAAAGGCTGTTATTCTGTTTCCTATTCCTCTGTACACGTTCTCGTCCATTCCTTGACTGTAGCA from Phragmites australis chromosome 14, lpPhrAust1.1, whole genome shotgun sequence includes these protein-coding regions:
- the LOC133890446 gene encoding two-component response regulator-like PRR37 isoform X6 yields the protein MEVARQQPGVDGPCLRDARLLGNGAVGGGYRLQGEEDLRNNDPDGLLSGPTSGAQQGDMENQQQQVCWERFLQKKTIKVLLVESDDSTRQVVSALLRHCMYEVIPAENGQQAWTYLEDLQNSIDLVLAEVFMPGVSGICLLSRIMSHNICKNIPVIMMSSNDAMGTVFKCLSKGAVDFLVKPIRKNELKNLWQHVWRRCHSSSGSGSESGIQTQKCAKSKGGDESDNNSGSNDDDDDASMGLNARDGGDNGSGTQTQSSWTKRAVEIDSPQAMSPDQLADPPDSTCAQVIHPKSEICSNRWLPDDFKGKDMEIGAPRNLKVDHQSSPNERPTKPADRRCEYPPENNSKETMMENLEEATVRAADLIGSMAKNMDAQQAARAADAPNCSSKAAPEGKDKNHDNILPSLELSLKRSRSTGDGADTIQDEQRNVLRRSDPSAFTRYHTSAASNQGGTGFVGSCSLHDNSSEAMKTDSTYNMKSNSDAAPIKQGSNGSSNNNDMGSTTKNVVTKPATNKERVMSPSAIKANAHTSAFHPVQHWTLPANATRKAKADEVANNAAKNAHPGEVQSNLVQHPRPILHYVHFDVSRENGGSGAPQCGSSNVFDLPLEGQAANYGVNGSNSGSNNGTNGQNRSTAAASMAAANAERTNTEIANGAIDKNGPGGGNGSGSGSGNDTYVKRLAPAITLRETQLIKYREKRKDRNFGKKVRYQSRKRLAEKRPRVRGQFVKQAVQDQGGREGAADR
- the LOC133890446 gene encoding two-component response regulator-like PRR37 isoform X4; translated protein: MEVARQQPGVDGPCLRDARLLGNGAVGGGYRLQGEEDLRNNDPDGLLSGPTSGAQQGDMENQQQQVCWERFLQKKTIKVLLVESDDSTRQVVSALLRHCMYEVIPAENGQQAWTYLEDLQNSIDLVLAEVFMPGVSGICLLSRIMSHNICKNIPVIMMSSNDAMGTVFKCLSKGAVDFLVKPIRKNELKNLWQHVWRRCHSSSGSGSESGIQTQKCAKSKGGDESDNNSGSNDDDDDASMGLNARDGGDNGSGTQDFNDLMGLGANQRMTQSSWTKRAVEIDSPQAMSPDQLADPPDSTCAQVIHPKSEICSNRWLPDDFKGKDMEIGAPRNLKVDHQSSPNERPTKPADRRCEYPPENNSKETMMENLEEATVRAADLIGSMAKNMDAQQAARAADAPNCSSKAAPEGKDKNHDNILPSLELSLKRSRSTGDGADTIQDEQRNVLRRSDPSAFTRYHTSAASNQGGTGFVGSCSLHDNSSEAMKTDSTYNMKSNSDAAPIKQGSNGSSNNNDMGSTTKNVVTKPATNKERVMSPSAIKANAHTSAFHPVQHWTLPANATRKAKADEVANNAAKNAHPGEVQSNLVQHPRPILHYVHFDVSRENGGSGAPQCGSSNVFDLPLEGQAANYGVNGSNSGSNNGTNGQNRSTAAASMAAANAERTNTEIANGAIDKNGPGGGNGSGSGSGNDTYVKRLAPAITLRETQLIKYREKRKDRNFGKKVRYQSRKRLAEKRPRVRGQFVKQAVQDQGGREGAADR
- the LOC133890446 gene encoding two-component response regulator-like PRR37 isoform X7 — protein: MEVARQQPGVDGPCLRDARLLGNGAVGGGYRLQGEEDLRNNDPDGLLSGPTSGAQQGDMENQQQQVCWERFLQKKTIKVLLVESDDSTRQVVSALLRHCMYEVIPAENGQQAWTYLEDLQNSIDLVLAEVFMPGVSGICLLSRIMSHNICKNIPVIMMSSNDAMGTVFKCLSKGAVDFLVKPIRKNELKNLWQHVWRRCHSSSGSGSESGIQTQKCAKSKGGDESDNNSGSNDDDDDASMGLNARDGGDNGSGTQSSWTKRAVEIDSPQAMSPDQLADPPDSTCAQVIHPKSEICSNRWLPDDFKGKDMEIGAPRNLKVDHQSSPNERPTKPADRRCEYPPENNSKETMMENLEEATVRAADLIGSMAKNMDAQQAARAADAPNCSSKAAPEGKDKNHDNILPSLELSLKRSRSTGDGADTIQDEQRNVLRRSDPSAFTRYHTSAASNQGGTGFVGSCSLHDNSSEAMKTDSTYNMKSNSDAAPIKQGSNGSSNNNDMGSTTKNVVTKPATNKERVMSPSAIKANAHTSAFHPVQHWTLPANATRKAKADEVANNAAKNAHPGEVQSNLVQHPRPILHYVHFDVSRENGGSGAPQCGSSNVFDLPLEGQAANYGVNGSNSGSNNGTNGQNRSTAAASMAAANAERTNTEIANGAIDKNGPGGGNGSGSGSGNDTYVKRLAPAITLRETQLIKYREKRKDRNFGKKVRYQSRKRLAEKRPRVRGQFVKQAVQDQGGREGAADR
- the LOC133890446 gene encoding two-component response regulator-like PRR37 isoform X3 — encoded protein: MEVARQQPGVDGPCLRDARLLGNGAVGGGYRLQGEEDLRNNDPDGLLSGPTSGAQQGDMENQQQQVCWERFLQKKTIKVLLVESDDSTRQVVSALLRHCMYEVIPAENGQQAWTYLEDLQNSIDLVLAEVFMPGVSGICLLSRIMSHNICKNIPVIMMSSNDAMGTVFKCLSKGAVDFLVKPIRKNELKNLWQHVWRRCHSSSGSGSESGIQTQKCAKSKGGDESDNNSGSNDDDDDASMGLNARDGGDNGSGTQTQSSWTKRAVEIDSPQAMSPDQLADPPDSTCAQVIHPKSEICSNRWLPGTNNRNCKKQKETNDDFKGKDMEIGAPRNLKVDHQSSPNERPTKPADRRCEYPPENNSKETMMENLEEATVRAADLIGSMAKNMDAQQAARAADAPNCSSKAAPEGKDKNHDNILPSLELSLKRSRSTGDGADTIQDEQRNVLRRSDPSAFTRYHTSAASNQGGTGFVGSCSLHDNSSEAMKTDSTYNMKSNSDAAPIKQGSNGSSNNNDMGSTTKNVVTKPATNKERVMSPSAIKANAHTSAFHPVQHWTLPANATRKAKADEVANNAAKNAHPGEVQSNLVQHPRPILHYVHFDVSRENGGSGAPQCGSSNVFDLPLEGQAANYGVNGSNSGSNNGTNGQNRSTAAASMAAANAERTNTEIANGAIDKNGPGGGNGSGSGSGNDTYVKRLAPAITLRETQLIKYREKRKDRNFGKKVRYQSRKRLAEKRPRVRGQFVKQAVQDQGGREGAADR
- the LOC133890446 gene encoding two-component response regulator-like PRR37 isoform X5; this translates as MEVARQQPGVDGPCLRDARLLGNGAVGGGYRLQGEEDLRNNDPDGLLSGPTSGAQQGDMENQQQQVCWERFLQKKTIKVLLVESDDSTRQVVSALLRHCMYEVIPAENGQQAWTYLEDLQNSIDLVLAEVFMPGVSGICLLSRIMSHNICKNIPVIMMSSNDAMGTVFKCLSKGAVDFLVKPIRKNELKNLWQHVWRRCHSSSGSGSESGIQTQKCAKSKGGDESDNNSGSNDDDDDASMGLNARDGGDNGSGTQSSWTKRAVEIDSPQAMSPDQLADPPDSTCAQVIHPKSEICSNRWLPGTNNRNCKKQKETNDDFKGKDMEIGAPRNLKVDHQSSPNERPTKPADRRCEYPPENNSKETMMENLEEATVRAADLIGSMAKNMDAQQAARAADAPNCSSKAAPEGKDKNHDNILPSLELSLKRSRSTGDGADTIQDEQRNVLRRSDPSAFTRYHTSAASNQGGTGFVGSCSLHDNSSEAMKTDSTYNMKSNSDAAPIKQGSNGSSNNNDMGSTTKNVVTKPATNKERVMSPSAIKANAHTSAFHPVQHWTLPANATRKAKADEVANNAAKNAHPGEVQSNLVQHPRPILHYVHFDVSRENGGSGAPQCGSSNVFDLPLEGQAANYGVNGSNSGSNNGTNGQNRSTAAASMAAANAERTNTEIANGAIDKNGPGGGNGSGSGSGNDTYVKRLAPAITLRETQLIKYREKRKDRNFGKKVRYQSRKRLAEKRPRVRGQFVKQAVQDQGGREGAADR